From the Xylocopa sonorina isolate GNS202 chromosome 9, iyXylSono1_principal, whole genome shotgun sequence genome, the window aatatacttctataaataattttttttacaaaATTGGCCAAGGTGGTAATTGATCTTTTATAGatcttatttatatatattgccTCACTCTTTCCTTCCACAATTTATTAACATTATTTTTACTCATAAGATTTTTAAGAAATCTGTGCTTTTAAGTTTTTATCTTTTCGATACAAATACtatgaaaatatattaaaaataataaaaaattttaatttacattttataaatatttctaAGTTATATATTTACATCTTCTGTTATGTATATTTGTAATTTTATAAgaatcaatgttttatgataaaaaccATTCTATATAATTTAAAGGCAGTAATATCGTATTATTTGAAATAATGTAAGGAATTACTGCTATTATGATAGGAAATCAAAACAGGTGTTTTGTCAAATAAAAAATGTAGATTTGCTTTGTTTATATGCAAAGCACATAAAAAAAATatcttcaactataaaatatacatcaacatttattttttaatacatCATTTCTAATGAAATCATATATGTCATCGATTTTCTTTTAGTTTCAATCTTCTTATTCGAAATTTTTAATGATATTATATGTAATTTATGAAATGTTAGTAATCTAATAATTTCCATAATGTTTTAATCTGTATAGCATGGCATTACTTGACTTATTAGAAATTGCTAAATAACCACTACCTGGTGAAAAATCAATGGCTTCCGGCAGTGATATAGTTGTTTGAAATGAGGGAAAATTCGAAAAGACAGTAAAAGATGGCAAATGTAACATTTTAAATGCATTATGCTTTTTGTTTGAAGCCATTGCTAAGATTTCAGAATAAGGATTAAACTTTAAACTGGTAATTGatgttacaaaatttaaaacAATTTTCAAAGGGGCTGGACTCTGATTCTGTAACACTGTTTTAGTATCATACAAATTAACTACACCTTCTTTACTACCTGTTGCTAAAAATTGACCATTTGGAGACATCGCAATAGAGGTACAAGACAAACATCCATCATCTACAGCTCGATgaatgcatacacgattacttACATCCCAAATATACATTTCATTGCTGTCTTCAGTTGATCAaaggaaaataaaaaattaaattaaattaagcaTAAACAAGATTGAATATAAACTACTAATTACTTATAGAAGGAACTTACCACCATGTGTAACAAGTGTTTTACTATCTGGCGTAAAGGATAATGCTCTACACTTGGCATTCATTTTCAAAGTACCAATAAGTTCTTTAGATGAAGCTGTTAACAAGAAAATTTCACCTAGCCGTCCACAAAGTGCTAATAATTTTCCATCAGGAGATACTTcatatttctaattaatttaaaaatcttgTTTTTTCATAGAAATTAGACAATTACTATAAAAGTAGTGACTGCTtagttttaaaaatactttttctaACCTGCATATTAGTAACCCCATGTGGTAATTGTATTCTATATGTTTTTCCACTTATTAAATTGTAAGAATGACAATGTGCATAATACTGCGAACCAACCAGTACTTCTGTACCATCTCTCAAAAATTTTGCTGCACTAATAGGAAACTTTTTATATTGCATTGTATGcaatttattattttcaataCCATCTACCTGTAATTATACCATATTTCCATAAATTTCCTATAATACAAATGGAAATATAATTAACATTTACGCATTTACCTGAAAAAGGGACAAAACTCCAGATGTACCAGCAACCAAGGCTACAGTAGAGGATGGATGAAATTCAACACTTGATACAATGGGTCCTTCTGTATGTGTTTGTCTATTAATTGCTGTCATTGGTTTTATATCAATTatgttttttggcaaacttttttcatttcttttttccaAATGACAACTATGCTAAATGAATAGAAGGAAAAATTTAAACCTAAAGACCAAAAGGTTATCGAAAATAATCTTTAGTACCTTTAATATTTCTACGTCTAGGTCATCAAAGTCTTGATCGATTGTTTTAGATTCAGCCCATTTTGGagtacctacaactcgcttgtATTTGTTAACTAAATAATCTTTATATAACTTTTCTGGCACATCTTCTGCAATTTTACGATTTTGTGCTTTTGCTGCATCCTCGACGCTAGTAAAACATGCAATTCACATGATTAATTTTCAAGTAATATGTGTTAGTTAAACATGATATTCTTTCCTATTGCTAAATAATTATTCTTTTGTATAATTTGATATACATACGAATATCGAACATCATCTTCATCTATCCATGCCACTTTTTTCGAATCTTTATTTACATCATCGATACTAATATTTTTTTCAGTTTTATTTGTATCTGATGTAACCAAATTTTCATCATCTGTTAAATTGTTTATAACATCACTCGGATCACCAAATACGATTCTTTCCAATCTGTATTAAGCGAAGAGAAGAAACATATTAGAAATTACATAAATTATAGATTAAAACACTTTTGATATTATTGTCGCAGTGATACCTGGACTCTTCTTTAGGATCATATTTAGTTTGGCGCTTCTTCTTCAAAGGTGCAGTAAATTTTTTATTATACAATGCTTTCGAAGGGTCACGTTTCTTTGTAAACATTTCATTTGTTACTTGTTTATCTCTCAAGTTGGTTTTCTTCACGAGTGCAGTAAATTTTTTTGTGTACAATGCTTTCGACGGGTTACGCTTCTTTGTCAATGCTTCATTTGTTACTCGTTTACTTTTTAAATTGGTTTTCTTCATGGGtacatttaattttttattgtaCACTGCTTTCGAAGGGTTACGTCCCTTTGTAAACGTTTCATTTGTTATTTCTGGTTTATTTTTTGACTTAGTTCTCTTCATAGcgaaataatttttatactttacTTAACACAATTCACAACGCAATTTTATTTACACACGTTCAGTCTTTCGTAACCTAACAATTTTCAGTGAATTATTCAGTCAACACTACTTTCTATGTAACTGTTTAGAAAACTGCACACAAATATTATCAAATTAcagatattaaaaataataccaAAATTATATAtcgaaaatatttcaattatattttGATGTTGTTGAATTGCAGTATATTATTAAGTATGCGTTACATATTACGTGACACGTGCGTTTGATCTGTCATTGGTTCATTTCTCGTCGAATAAAGGATCGTACTTATTTATTTGTAATAAACACGATAATTTCTAAGCATAATATCGCATAACCATTTAAAATAAAGTGCAAAAATTGTAATAAAAACCTATTTCAATATATTATTGGTCATTCTTAACAAATTGGTCACTATTAAAAGCAAATCGTTAAGAAAAATGTTGGGGTTGAGTGAAAACAATTTTGAGGAGCCCCTCTTCCAGTGCGTATTTTAAAGTCTTAACTCTACCTTTCTAAAAAGTCATGTCGATTAATTGTATTTTACTTCGTACAGTGAATAAATCGAAtgcttataattatataaattgCACTAGAAATAGCACCTACTGTAAATATCTTTCTCCAGTGTAACAAATATATTTTCGAGGACGCAAAAAATCGTGGGaaattttgtttaaaaaaattttaaaaaatttattcgATAATATCTTTTAAACGATTACTTTCGTTTCCTCTTGAGTAACGTGCGTACATATTCTATCACGGGTTACATCGGATTTACGATCGTGACAAATACTAATTTAACCCTCTTCGTTGAAAGATGACAGCGAAGATTTAGAATCAATATCAGACGACAAGTGTTCTTCCATCGCAAATAAAGAAGGGCATTTCGGTTGATACTGTTCTACAGCTTCCAGAAGACTGTTCGGATATCCAGGAGAATAATATCTAAAATCAGAATGTAAACTATAAAGTGAAGTAACAGCACCAAAAAGTTCGTAATCTAACAGGAAAGAACGAGAAACATTTTAATGATACAATTCAAacaataaataataagcaaaaAATATGTTCATTTATAAACTGACAAGGTTTAATTAACACAaaacgaagtgaatacgaaaattACATTTAGAGAGATCGACAAAGTTAATCCAACGTTCTATTAAACTATCGATGATAAATCTAAGTAAAACGCTTTGAATTACTCAACTGAATTACCATACAACGATTATAAAAGTCATCGAGTTCGCGTAATATTATTGATCCATTAAAATCCAAGTTTATATTTTTCCAATGCGATCAGCTGTGACAACATGGCGGTCATGCCGTATATTACCTGCCCGATTTAAATTAAGACACGCGATCCAGAAACGGAGCAGCAGTTATTTGCATTCACTACTCGTGTAAACGACTGTGAGAAGACTGGACTTTTTCCTCGACAAGGCAACTCACGTTTCCGACTTCCCTCAGTAAGTAAATCTTTACTGGGGTTATGTCAAAAGCAACtagtgttttcttttttttataattatccGCTCTTACTATCTTGTTTATATGCATTATAATTCTACGCATACGCGCACCAGTACTTTAATTAATTTCTCGAGGAAGAATTTGTTTATCAACGAGGAAAAACTATTTTTGAAACAGCACAACGCATTAGGTAATCATACACTTTGATGAAATGATTTTAATAattcgaaaataataaaatatagtcTTGTGTAATAATTTCTGGATTATAGTTATTGCATGTTATTGTTCAGACATCGTACACATTCGTTAGTGTACGAATAAATTTCTTACAaatatttttcgaacaaaacatCAACGATATTCATATCTATAATTCCTTTCgattgaaataatattcaaaagAAATGTATAACTAGAAACAACCTGACAATTTCTTCTGGAAAACAGCAATTGATAATCTGTATATATTCTGAAAGCATTGAACCAGGCTCAGCATAGATTTCTTGTACTTTTTTTAAACCACCAGATGTTACAAATAATCTTCTCGCTCGGGCATCGTATGGTAAAATCTACGTAAGAAGAAAAAATAATGAGGGAAACTGAACTAGAAATACTTTGAACGCTGTCCTATATAAATGTTACCATTGTACCATATGCATGTGTAGGTGGCAACAGAAACATTATTAGCAATCAGTTTGCATGTTGCAATGCACCTAAGAATAAGGCTTCTGAAACCTGACCTACACACTCTTTAAATGTAGTTGCCTAAAGAAAACTTATATtcttaaatattattaattctACAAAGAACTGAAATTGCTGAAACATTGTTATTTTCTATACATAATATTATGATTTTGAAGAAAAACGATACTAtgttaaaaatttattagaaaataTACGGGATTTTAAATCATTTGTAACATATAACGCACATTAATCTCTGAATTTTGTAGTTCTAAACATTTTGAATGCGTAAATCGTAAAAATAACAAATTTCAATTGTTGTATTTTCACATAATATTTGTAATAGTATCGGATGAAATATCTCGCTTAATTTGGctctttaattaatttattcaatAAAACGATCGAAATGCTATTTTCTGCAAcgctatatatatgtgtgtatatattagAAATACATTATACACATATATCGTGCGCAACGCATGTTTACCGAAGCCAAATCTGTCCACTTTTCCATCTTCCTTTGCTACCAAAAATATCTCATTTTCGAAAACAAAATTCCAGAACAAACTCGTGGGCATAACGTGTTTGTTACAAGTTCTTTCAGCAtttaaaatgaattttaatcTTTATAAGCAATATTATTAGATTTTGTAATGTAACGAGAATTATATACGaattatttcaatttttcagcCGATTCAGTGTGACATTAAAGATCGGCCGCTAAAGAAACGGAAAAGGAAGGATTTTCAGGGCTGCTTTTTTGATAATCATCTTCAGAGCTAATCTTCAGAGCTATTGCTGTTTATCTTTtctattataagatataattttttaatcaaATTTAATCTGGAGCAATTTCCGCATGTTAAAAGCAGACTTTCAATTTTTGAAACATTTTTAAATAAtgtgttagaaaaaaaaaaagaaaaaggaataaTACATAAACATGTACATAACTGTGTATAAGAGAAACATGAAAAAAAGATTGAAGTACTAAGTAATACGTAAAGAAAGCTTGAAAAATACAACGATTCTAATAAGATAGTTGAAAGATAAAAATCAAGATTGAATTATTACAATTAGAAGATAACACATGACAGATGCCTTAAAGTTCAAATATACAGCAACATAAGTGATAAAAGAAGATGATATCAATGTATGCAAAAGCTAAATTGTGCTGTGTACCAAATAATGCTGTCCCTAAGATACCTAGCAAATATTTCTGATATGAAGTACTAAATAAAAGTCTGTCATTTATAAGAAGTCAACTTGTCGTAAAATCGTTCAGTATAATCGCAGAAGTTTTACAGATCAGATGTAAAATGAACTTTACATAATTGCTACAATTAAGCATAGTAGAGTATATGTTAATTGTTGTAAAACGTCGATAGTTAAAACTCTAATTTGACGTTAAATAGGAAAGTGGGATATTAAAAATAGACATGATAAACAACCAACATTGTGTCATTCTTAATTCTGGGGAGACCACCAGCTACCACCAGCCGGTCTCTGCAAAGCCGTCTGTTGTTTCAGTATCAAGCATAGATTCTGATGTAAGTGATAGAAGAGATGTACGCGAAGAACTTTACGCTGGAATCTTCAGAAGACACAGGAAGACCATACTCGTATTAGGCAGTTTTCTCAAAATGTTAAGGGTGAATAGAAACATGAACAATTATGCTAGTATTAAACCTAATGACGACAATGATGAATAAAACAATGATTTtgttgcatgaatgaaatagtaGATTAAGTCTAATTTTTTATATTGAAAATAATTAAACCGGTCCTATATATATTATTGCTTTGTAAACAAAAATTAAACgttaatttaattatattaaCTATTGCAATTAATatgatttaattatttaaaaacaatTTTGTACatgtgataattatatctttttaATGGAAGCTTATCTTACGTAAGATATCGTTCTTGATAAATATTTATCTTTCGGTTACATGGAAATATCATGTTTTATGTTGGAATTTGTTTGCTATAATGACTATATACTTTTGTAAATTTATGTTTGCTGGTGTGACTTTAAACACCTTAAGATCAAAAGAACATATGAATCTATCTGTACGTAGCTTTTGTAACACTACTCATTGGTAGAAGACATTTAAGCGTCATTTGTACTGATAAATCTGGAAGGTCTTGTGTtagttttaattgtaaaaattcCAGCACAAAAATTATCATGCGTCATATTTTTTTTACAAAGCAACACTTTTTAATTAACATATAAAATACTGTATGTCAGTTAAAAAAGATTCCAATTATTGTTATGTATTATTTTACTTTAATAGCACTTTGCTTTCtaataaaagaaagaaattaatttttttctcaCAACACATTACTAAATAAGTTATTTAAGATATATTAAAGTACTAAGATATAAAAGCAATTAATCATTTATCTGCATTATCAAATAATTTTGTTATAACTGTAATGGTATAACATAATTTTGTTTCTTTCTCATTTTTCAGAAATGCTTGGACAGATTGCATGCTCTGAACCGAGTATATGCCTTAATTGCTTTACACTTTGAAACTGTCATGCAACAAAAGTTTTGGTGAAACCAAgaaatttacattattttaacaTGTCTTTGTTTTAGTTTAATCCAAGTAGTTTTCATGATTTAATATTTATCAgattttacattcaattaatttCAGAAGGATGTATCATAACTCGTATTGCACTTGAGACTGCTTTCTATTATGTACTTTAATCTGTATCTTGTTCTTTTTCTTAATTTTTActtaaaatagagtttgctaGAATGTTTGAATATGAAAAACCGTATGCGGTGCGGAAAAacaaaaataacaatatttaaaacaaaGTGAAAGTAACTACTACTGCCGATCATATAAGTGTATTTCTTTATTTAAGTTTATatatagagaaaaaaaaaatgatgatGCAAATGCCAGATGAGAATCAGTAACATCTCTTTTGGAATGCAATAGCATTTATTATCAGTGCTACGATTCAtaagtttaatttttatcaaaaTTCTAATTCAGTAACAAAAATATCAAGAACTTTATATTAACTTATTAGAGAACAGAAATATCAAATTAATGCCTTACGGATTGATAGTTTCATAAATTTTCACACATCACTAGTAACTAACTTCTTATAACTTATAATTTAATGGTCTTTGTCATTTATATCTACAATTTTTGTACTACTGGTCTCTTTATATCAAATACTGCCATTAGAAGATACATACGAGTACGTAATAAAATTAGGTGCAAATAGAATAGCTTGACGGAAAGTATGTTTAAATGTTTAAAATTGCAATTAAAATTTTTAAGTAAGAAACACTTAATGATCCAATCATCTTTATATCTTAGCCGAACCATTTATTGTCGTAAGACTGAGAAATGTGCTTTTTCAAAATATCATATGTGCCATAATAATTATAGGCaagcattaaaaataaaaaatgaaaaaaattcaaattatCTTGTGCAGTTATAGATTTTTCACTTTCTGTCAATTGACTGTAAAAGAAGTGCAATGACATACAGCATATCGGGGCTTCTTTATAATGAATATATATGGCATTTGATACTATGTTAATCAAAATCAAGTTGAAAAGCTATGCTATCTTTAAATACTGAAAACtttaaaaaatgaattataCAGGTAATGAATGACCTATTGTATCGCTTATATATCAGAATGATGTcatgaaattgaaattttttattGTTAAAATGCTGTTTATAAGATAATAGTTTTTATGTGATAAGAAAACTTATCTTAATACAATTGCTTGACCAATTTTTCAGTAGTGCAACACTAGGTAGCTTAATAATGTTCTGTGCATATacataaataattgtatattaGGCAATTGTGTCGAGAGACATAAAATTATCATAAAagaataattttatataataatatattttgttgtttaaatcaaatttattgtatatttttgttttatataaCTTATCTCATTCTATGTATGTGATAAATAATAAACAGTAAACGTCATagtttaatcaaaagttatgaTAAAAGTACTATTTTAGTTACTGTGCTGTTAAGTTTCAACTTGTAAATTTTATGTACAACTTGTAAAgaatatgtataaagtaaaaaattacatataagtcagaatattatatgtatccCTTACCTTACTAAATTGTCCTAGTACGTATTTTAGAATATTTGGTGGCGAATCATGCAACAAAGCTTCCAAAGCTTCGATACACAT encodes:
- the Wcd gene encoding U3 small nucleolar RNA-associated protein 18 homolog wicked, whose translation is MKRTKSKNKPEITNETFTKGRNPSKAVYNKKLNVPMKKTNLKSKRVTNEALTKKRNPSKALYTKKFTALVKKTNLRDKQVTNEMFTKKRDPSKALYNKKFTAPLKKKRQTKYDPKEESRLERIVFGDPSDVINNLTDDENLVTSDTNKTEKNISIDDVNKDSKKVAWIDEDDVRYSVEDAAKAQNRKIAEDVPEKLYKDYLVNKYKRVVGTPKWAESKTIDQDFDDLDVEILKHSCHLEKRNEKSLPKNIIDIKPMTAINRQTHTEGPIVSSVEFHPSSTVALVAGTSGVLSLFQVDGIENNKLHTMQYKKFPISAAKFLRDGTEVLVGSQYYAHCHSYNLISGKTYRIQLPHGVTNMQKYEVSPDGKLLALCGRLGEIFLLTASSKELIGTLKMNAKCRALSFTPDSKTLVTHGDSNEMYIWDVSNRVCIHRAVDDGCLSCTSIAMSPNGQFLATGSKEGVVNLYDTKTVLQNQSPAPLKIVLNFVTSITSLKFNPYSEILAMASNKKHNAFKMLHLPSFTVFSNFPSFQTTISLPEAIDFSPGSGYLAISNKSSNAMLYRLKHYGNY
- the LOC143427054 gene encoding uncharacterized protein LOC143427054, which codes for MINNQHCVILNSGETTSYHQPVSAKPSVVSVSSIDSDVSDRRDVREELYAGIFRRHRKTILVLGSFLKMLRKCLDRLHALNRVYALIALHFETVMQQKFW